Genomic DNA from Falsibacillus albus:
GGTTTTGTTCTTCATCTTTTCATTAGCAGAAGCTTGCGCCAACAATTATTAACAATATAAATAACACGACGATTAAAACAAAAGTAGAACCAACACCGCCGTAT
This window encodes:
- a CDS encoding YjcZ family sporulation protein, whose amino-acid sequence is MPYGYGYGWGGCGYGGYGGVGSTFVLIVVLFILLIIVGASFC